A portion of the Mesobacillus sp. AQ2 genome contains these proteins:
- the nadE gene encoding ammonia-dependent NAD(+) synthetase, which translates to MSLQKQIIEDLNVQPQIDPQQEIRKRIDFLKEYLLTSRAKGFVLGISGGQDSTLAGKLAQMAAEELRSEGKDAKFVAVRLPYAVQKDEDDAQKALEFIKPDQTITFNIQPAVDTFNTQFEEAIGEKMTDFNKGNAKARIRMITQYAIGGQDGLLVIGTDHAAEAVTGFFTKYGDGGADLLPLTGLNKRQGRELLKALNAESRLYLKEPTADLLDNKPLQSDETELGVSYEVIDDYLEGKQIDEAAAAKIEGRYLASEHKRHVPASMFDSWWKE; encoded by the coding sequence ATGAGCTTGCAAAAGCAGATAATTGAAGATTTGAATGTGCAGCCGCAAATTGATCCCCAGCAAGAAATCAGGAAAAGAATCGATTTTTTAAAGGAATATTTGCTTACATCAAGGGCGAAAGGGTTCGTTCTAGGCATCAGCGGCGGCCAGGATTCCACTCTGGCGGGGAAACTTGCGCAAATGGCTGCGGAGGAATTGCGGTCAGAAGGCAAGGATGCCAAATTCGTCGCTGTCAGACTTCCTTATGCGGTGCAAAAAGATGAGGATGATGCTCAGAAAGCACTGGAATTCATCAAGCCGGATCAAACGATCACCTTCAATATCCAGCCTGCTGTCGACACCTTCAATACCCAGTTCGAGGAAGCGATTGGCGAGAAGATGACAGACTTTAACAAAGGAAATGCAAAGGCAAGGATCCGGATGATCACCCAATATGCTATCGGCGGGCAGGACGGCTTGCTGGTGATTGGGACAGACCATGCTGCTGAAGCAGTAACCGGATTTTTCACAAAATACGGGGATGGAGGAGCTGACCTGCTGCCGCTTACCGGCTTGAACAAGCGCCAGGGCAGGGAACTGCTCAAAGCATTGAATGCAGAATCAAGACTGTATCTGAAAGAGCCTACCGCTGACCTTTTAGACAACAAGCCGCTTCAATCGGATGAAACCGAACTTGGCGTCAGCTATGAAGTAATCGATGATTATCTTGAAGGAAAGCAGATTGATGAAGCAGCAGCAGCCAAAATTGAGGGCAGATATCTTGCTTCAGAGCATAAACGGCATGTTCCAGCGTCCATGTTTGATTCATGGTGGAAGGAATAA
- a CDS encoding methionine aminopeptidase yields MGLFNALNQWRNARYENHLANMKDQNKCPDCHGRGYYAFSANEFVYYAAPYECPGCNGSGLYSDWYESTT; encoded by the coding sequence TTGGGTTTATTCAATGCGCTTAATCAATGGAGAAATGCAAGATACGAAAACCACCTTGCCAATATGAAGGATCAAAATAAATGCCCTGACTGCCATGGCAGGGGTTACTACGCTTTTTCCGCGAATGAATTTGTTTATTACGCGGCACCATACGAATGTCCCGGCTGCAACGGAAGCGGATTATACTCAGATTGGTATGAGAGCACAACCTAA
- a CDS encoding HIT family protein: MYQETCPYCNIHADEEQNVVFENETCYFIQKESEQQILQGSGLIIPKQHKQNVFELSDQEWMDSRELLAAAKERLDTKYSPDGYSVGWNTGRAGGQSIFHAHLHVIPRFKDEPLAGRGIRYWIKQEANRRN, from the coding sequence ATGTACCAGGAGACTTGTCCATATTGCAATATACATGCGGATGAGGAGCAGAATGTCGTTTTTGAAAATGAAACCTGTTATTTTATCCAAAAGGAATCAGAGCAGCAAATCCTGCAGGGGAGCGGACTGATCATCCCGAAACAACATAAGCAGAATGTATTTGAGCTGTCAGATCAAGAGTGGATGGATTCAAGGGAATTGCTGGCCGCAGCAAAGGAACGGCTCGACACAAAGTACTCGCCAGATGGATACAGCGTAGGCTGGAATACTGGCAGAGCAGGCGGCCAATCGATCTTCCATGCTCATTTGCATGTCATTCCGCGTTTTAAAGATGAGCCTCTCGCCGGGCGGGGAATCAGATACTGGATCAAGCAGGAAGCAAATAGGAGGAACTAG
- a CDS encoding winged helix-turn-helix transcriptional regulator codes for MDKIICPRFEKAMTILSLRWTGLIIYQLLSGPQRFCSIESAIGISGRVLSERLKDLENEGIVKRKVYPETPVRIEYSLTDKGEALEPLMGKIEDWSQSWLKD; via the coding sequence ATGGATAAGATTATTTGTCCTAGATTTGAAAAAGCCATGACCATCCTGAGCTTAAGATGGACCGGGCTGATCATTTACCAGCTCCTATCTGGTCCACAACGATTCTGCAGCATCGAGTCTGCAATCGGGATCAGCGGCAGGGTTCTTTCTGAACGCTTAAAGGATTTGGAGAATGAAGGGATTGTTAAAAGAAAAGTCTACCCAGAGACTCCTGTGCGGATTGAATACTCTCTGACCGATAAAGGCGAGGCACTTGAACCTCTTATGGGGAAAATTGAAGATTGGTCCCAGAGCTGGCTGAAAGACTGA
- a CDS encoding beta-ketoacyl-ACP reductase, with amino-acid sequence MNRMEGKVAIVTGGARGIGRQIVETLAQEGAAIVYSLDMGVGEYQLPNVRHVQLNVTNRDQVAKFVEDVKTEFEKIDVLVNNAGITRDALIQKMTEDMWDAVIDVNLKGVFNLTQAVAPIMMENGKGSIVSISSVVGVYGNVGQTNYAATKAGVIGMTYTWAKEFTRKGAAVRSNAIAPAYVETEMMATVPDKVLQPIREKTPLGRLGQPQEIANAVLFLASDESSYVNGHVLEVTGGLRL; translated from the coding sequence ATGAATAGAATGGAAGGTAAAGTGGCTATTGTAACAGGAGGAGCACGTGGAATCGGCCGCCAAATAGTGGAAACGCTTGCGCAAGAGGGTGCTGCGATTGTCTATTCTCTCGATATGGGAGTCGGAGAATATCAATTGCCAAATGTACGCCATGTGCAGTTAAATGTGACGAATCGCGACCAGGTTGCGAAATTTGTTGAAGACGTGAAAACTGAGTTCGAAAAAATCGATGTCCTTGTCAACAACGCCGGAATTACCCGTGATGCTTTGATTCAGAAAATGACTGAAGATATGTGGGATGCAGTAATAGATGTAAATCTTAAAGGAGTATTCAACCTGACTCAAGCTGTGGCGCCAATCATGATGGAAAATGGAAAGGGCTCAATTGTCAGTATCTCTTCTGTTGTTGGCGTATATGGAAATGTTGGACAGACAAACTATGCAGCAACAAAAGCAGGTGTCATTGGCATGACCTATACCTGGGCGAAAGAGTTCACTCGCAAAGGGGCTGCAGTACGCTCAAATGCTATTGCCCCGGCTTATGTTGAAACAGAAATGATGGCAACTGTACCTGATAAAGTCCTCCAGCCAATCAGAGAGAAAACCCCGCTTGGGCGCCTTGGTCAGCCGCAGGAAATTGCAAACGCAGTATTATTCCTTGCAAGCGACGAGTCAAGTTATGTCAATGGGCATGTCCTGGAAGTGACCGGTGGATTAAGACTTTAA
- a CDS encoding acetyl-CoA C-acetyltransferase, with protein MENSIVIASAVRTATGAFGGAFSKVSAVDLGAAAIKAALEKANISADSVDEVIMGNVLQAGLGQNPARQAAMRAGLPETCPSMTINKLCGSGLKAVHLAYQAIAAGEADIVVAGGMENMSQAPFVLKGAREGFKMGDQKLVDTLLGDGLVCAFNDYHMGITAENLAEKYEISRNEQDAFAVKSQNRAEAAITSGRFKDEIVPVEVKQRKGDPIIVDQDEHPKFGSTLEKIGKLRPAFKKDGTVTAANASGINDGAAAVVVMSGKKAKELGVTPLVTIKANASAGVDPSIMGIGPVSAVKKALKKAEMELTDIDLVEANEAFAAQALSVMKELGMSEENVNVNGGAIALGHPIGASGARILVTLIHELKKREQKYGLATLCIGGGMGVATIIENV; from the coding sequence ATGGAAAATTCAATTGTGATTGCAAGTGCGGTCAGGACCGCTACAGGAGCTTTTGGCGGAGCTTTTTCAAAGGTATCTGCAGTTGATCTTGGAGCGGCCGCTATTAAGGCTGCATTGGAAAAAGCAAATATTAGTGCTGATTCCGTCGATGAAGTCATCATGGGAAATGTCCTTCAAGCCGGGCTTGGTCAAAATCCGGCACGCCAGGCTGCCATGAGAGCAGGACTTCCAGAGACATGCCCATCCATGACAATCAATAAACTATGCGGCTCAGGTTTGAAGGCCGTTCACCTGGCATATCAAGCAATTGCAGCAGGTGAAGCCGATATCGTTGTCGCTGGCGGAATGGAGAATATGAGCCAGGCGCCTTTCGTTCTCAAAGGTGCGCGAGAAGGCTTCAAAATGGGCGACCAAAAACTCGTTGATACATTGCTTGGCGATGGACTCGTATGTGCATTTAATGACTACCATATGGGTATTACTGCCGAAAACCTTGCCGAAAAATATGAAATCTCGCGCAATGAACAGGACGCTTTCGCAGTCAAAAGCCAGAACCGGGCAGAAGCAGCGATCACTTCTGGACGTTTCAAGGATGAAATCGTCCCTGTAGAAGTGAAACAGCGTAAAGGCGATCCTATTATTGTCGATCAGGATGAGCATCCTAAATTCGGCAGCACTCTTGAAAAGATTGGCAAGTTACGGCCTGCATTCAAGAAAGACGGAACCGTAACCGCAGCCAATGCTTCTGGAATCAATGATGGCGCAGCTGCAGTTGTGGTGATGAGTGGCAAAAAAGCAAAAGAACTAGGAGTTACTCCACTTGTAACCATCAAGGCGAATGCTTCTGCGGGCGTTGATCCATCCATCATGGGTATTGGGCCTGTTAGCGCTGTTAAGAAAGCCCTTAAGAAAGCGGAAATGGAGTTAACGGATATCGATTTAGTAGAGGCGAATGAGGCATTTGCGGCACAGGCTCTTTCCGTCATGAAGGAACTTGGCATGAGCGAGGAGAATGTAAATGTCAACGGCGGTGCCATTGCGCTTGGCCACCCAATTGGAGCAAGCGGAGCAAGAATTCTAGTCACACTCATCCACGAACTTAAGAAACGAGAACAAAAATACGGACTGGCCACCCTCTGCATAGGCGGCGGAATGGGTGTCGCAACGATCATCGAAAATGTTTAA
- a CDS encoding lactonase family protein, whose translation MATHEKFKGYFGTYTKGNSEGIYSFTLDAANGKILDVEPAAALENPTYLTISDDNRFLYAVAKEGDSGGVAGFNILDSGKLSFIDSQLAPGASPCHVSVNPENTLLLSANYHKGTADSYLLNAETGSIENVLSSVVHEGSGPDERQEKAHTHYAGFTPDGKYAAVIDLGIDQLITYTLDNGQLIEKSVLNIAPGSGPRHLVFHPNNTIAYLMTEFSSEVLVLKYNVEDGSFEQLQTITTLPADFTENNQGSAIHISSDGNYIYAANRGHDSIAVFKVDPESFKLTFVEHTSTEGNWPRDFMLDPSEKFLIAANQNSSNVTLYSRNTETGRLTLLQSDVQVPDPVCVKFLHY comes from the coding sequence ATGGCAACCCATGAAAAGTTCAAAGGCTATTTCGGTACCTATACAAAAGGCAACAGCGAGGGGATCTATTCTTTCACATTGGATGCGGCAAATGGAAAAATCCTTGATGTGGAACCAGCTGCAGCTCTGGAAAACCCTACTTACCTGACAATCAGCGATGACAACCGCTTCCTTTATGCAGTCGCAAAAGAAGGTGATTCCGGAGGAGTTGCAGGCTTCAACATTCTTGACTCCGGAAAATTATCTTTCATCGATTCACAGCTTGCTCCAGGAGCATCTCCCTGCCATGTGAGCGTGAACCCGGAAAACACTCTGCTTTTATCCGCTAATTACCATAAAGGGACTGCAGATTCTTATCTGCTGAACGCTGAAACCGGCAGTATTGAAAATGTGTTATCAAGCGTGGTCCATGAGGGTTCAGGACCGGATGAGCGGCAGGAAAAAGCGCACACGCATTATGCCGGCTTCACTCCTGACGGGAAATATGCGGCAGTGATCGACCTTGGCATCGACCAACTGATCACCTACACCCTGGACAACGGTCAGCTGATTGAAAAGAGTGTATTGAATATTGCACCAGGAAGCGGTCCAAGACATCTTGTTTTCCATCCAAACAACACAATTGCCTATCTGATGACAGAATTCAGCTCTGAGGTGCTTGTCTTAAAATACAATGTTGAAGATGGAAGCTTTGAACAACTTCAGACAATCACAACCTTGCCAGCAGACTTCACCGAAAACAATCAGGGAAGTGCCATCCATATTTCTTCTGACGGAAACTACATCTACGCTGCCAATCGCGGCCATGACAGTATTGCCGTTTTCAAGGTGGATCCAGAAAGCTTCAAGCTCACCTTTGTTGAACACACTTCAACTGAAGGCAATTGGCCAAGGGATTTTATGCTTGACCCAAGCGAGAAATTCCTGATTGCCGCCAACCAGAATTCCAGCAATGTCACGCTTTATTCTCGTAACACAGAAACAGGCAGATTGACATTATTACAGTCTGATGTGCAAGTCCCGGACCCTGTCTGCGTAAAATTTTTACATTACTAA
- a CDS encoding DoxX family protein, whose product MFAKWLRENNIAAGLLTVIRVWLGYNWMTAGWGKLTGDGFDATGFLKNAAANPVKGPDGHMVYGWYVNFLESFAIPNVDLFNFIVPLGEFLIGLGLILGCLTTAAMFFGLVMNFSFFLAGTVSHNPTDIFFGFIILFAGFNAGKYGLDRWVVPFIRKTVFKQAPETVHKTA is encoded by the coding sequence ATGTTCGCTAAATGGTTAAGGGAAAACAATATTGCTGCTGGCCTGTTGACAGTGATTCGTGTATGGCTTGGTTACAACTGGATGACTGCTGGGTGGGGAAAGTTGACGGGTGACGGTTTTGACGCAACTGGATTTTTAAAAAATGCTGCTGCCAATCCTGTAAAAGGTCCAGACGGACATATGGTGTATGGATGGTATGTAAACTTCCTTGAAAGCTTTGCGATTCCTAATGTGGATCTGTTCAACTTCATCGTTCCGCTTGGTGAATTCCTTATCGGCCTTGGTTTGATTCTTGGATGCTTGACTACTGCTGCCATGTTCTTCGGCCTTGTCATGAACTTCAGTTTCTTCCTTGCCGGCACTGTATCCCACAACCCAACTGACATCTTCTTCGGTTTCATCATTCTGTTTGCCGGTTTCAATGCTGGCAAATACGGTTTAGACCGCTGGGTGGTTCCTTTCATCCGCAAAACTGTTTTCAAACAGGCACCGGAAACTGTGCATAAAACTGCTTAA
- a CDS encoding LysR family transcriptional regulator, which yields MMDTRQLAYFVQVAKDNSFTVAARNLHLSQPALSKMIKKLEEDLGVQLFDRSEHKMTLTDAGEKLFEEGQKILLEMDSITEAIQDTKNLRTGNVSVGIPPVIGTSYFPPLIANFRQDYPGINLSIIENGAVTVYEMVEKGFVDLGLVILPELSDRIEYIPVTEDEVVLIVHNDHPLAEREKVTFEDLKDESFALLNETFLLHHHVLKACREAGFEPNVYFKSSQWDFLTELVCLNQGISILPRPILARFNSNSIKQIPIDHPEMKWRIAIILKKNRYISFAAKKFIEYIREHIK from the coding sequence ATGATGGATACACGTCAGTTAGCGTATTTTGTCCAGGTTGCAAAAGATAATAGTTTTACAGTCGCAGCGAGGAATCTCCATCTCTCTCAGCCTGCTTTAAGCAAAATGATTAAAAAACTGGAAGAAGATCTCGGTGTCCAGCTCTTTGACCGGTCCGAGCATAAAATGACTTTGACTGATGCAGGAGAAAAACTATTCGAAGAGGGGCAAAAAATTCTGTTGGAGATGGACTCGATCACAGAAGCGATTCAGGATACAAAAAATTTAAGGACTGGAAATGTAAGCGTGGGAATCCCGCCTGTAATAGGGACAAGCTACTTCCCTCCTCTTATTGCTAATTTCCGGCAAGATTACCCAGGAATTAACCTTTCAATTATTGAAAATGGAGCTGTCACAGTCTATGAAATGGTCGAAAAGGGGTTCGTCGACCTTGGGCTGGTTATATTGCCTGAGCTTTCTGATCGAATTGAGTACATTCCAGTAACGGAAGACGAAGTGGTCTTAATCGTCCATAACGACCATCCGCTGGCTGAAAGGGAGAAAGTTACATTCGAAGACTTAAAGGACGAATCGTTTGCACTCCTCAATGAAACCTTCCTTCTCCATCACCATGTCCTCAAGGCTTGCCGTGAAGCTGGCTTTGAACCAAATGTTTATTTTAAGAGCTCCCAATGGGACTTCCTAACTGAATTGGTCTGTCTTAACCAGGGGATTTCGATTTTACCGCGTCCAATCCTGGCCAGATTCAACAGCAATAGCATTAAGCAAATCCCGATTGATCATCCGGAAATGAAATGGCGGATTGCAATCATCCTGAAAAAAAACAGATACATCTCTTTTGCTGCGAAGAAATTCATCGAATACATCCGAGAACATATTAAATAA
- a CDS encoding CoA-transferase, producing MSSVKIISSQKAANLITDNTIVGLGGFIGVGVAEEIYIEVEKRFLESQSPRNLTLMYAAGNGDGVDRGMNHYAHEGLVKRIIGGHMGLAPKFQPLVVNDKIEAYNLPQGVISQMFRDGAAGKPRTVTHVGLGTFVDPDIDGGKLNQATKEEIVEKVNFDGKSYLAYRTQKLDFALLKGSVSDENGNISFEKEPLTLEILSIAMNARNSGGKVIVQVEKIVKNGSIDPKLVAIPGILVDYVVVVENPANHMQTFGTQHNEDFYRSDVVHKQSDKKYPLNERKVIARRAAMLLNEDIKVLNYGIGVPEIIAHVLQEEGMNDQFTPTLEPGAIGGTAAGGLDFGCSIGPQAIIDQPYMFDYYDGGGIDAAFLGLAQCDTKGNINVSKFGPKIAGCGGFINITQNARQIAFCGTFTAGGLKVGTGKGKLEILQEGKAKKFIENVEQITFSGDVARENNKRIIYITERAVFELLPEGLTLTEIAPGINLERDILSQMNFRPLIAKDLKLMDSRIFMDEPMGLKDKKTPGLRNIAAI from the coding sequence ATGTCTTCTGTAAAAATCATTTCATCACAGAAAGCAGCAAATTTGATCACCGACAACACGATTGTGGGCCTGGGCGGTTTTATTGGCGTTGGCGTTGCAGAAGAAATATATATCGAGGTAGAAAAGAGATTCCTTGAAAGCCAGTCTCCAAGAAACCTAACCCTTATGTATGCAGCAGGAAACGGTGATGGTGTTGACCGAGGCATGAACCATTACGCTCATGAAGGACTTGTGAAGCGAATCATCGGCGGTCATATGGGACTTGCGCCAAAATTCCAGCCATTGGTGGTCAATGACAAAATTGAAGCCTATAACCTGCCGCAGGGTGTCATTTCACAGATGTTTCGTGATGGAGCAGCTGGTAAACCGCGCACGGTCACACATGTAGGATTAGGAACATTTGTCGACCCGGATATTGACGGCGGCAAGCTGAATCAAGCTACAAAAGAGGAAATCGTTGAAAAAGTAAACTTTGACGGCAAATCTTATCTTGCCTATAGAACACAGAAGCTTGATTTTGCTCTGCTGAAAGGTTCGGTTTCCGATGAAAACGGTAACATCAGCTTCGAAAAGGAACCGCTTACACTAGAAATCCTATCCATCGCCATGAATGCACGCAATAGCGGAGGCAAGGTGATTGTCCAGGTAGAAAAGATTGTCAAAAACGGTTCAATAGATCCTAAGCTTGTGGCTATACCGGGAATACTCGTCGATTATGTGGTTGTTGTTGAAAACCCGGCCAACCATATGCAGACATTCGGAACACAGCACAATGAAGATTTTTACCGGAGCGATGTTGTTCATAAGCAATCCGATAAAAAATATCCCCTTAACGAACGCAAGGTGATCGCGCGCCGTGCAGCCATGCTATTGAACGAGGATATCAAAGTACTGAATTATGGAATCGGAGTGCCTGAAATTATCGCACATGTCCTCCAGGAGGAAGGAATGAATGACCAATTCACTCCAACTCTTGAGCCTGGTGCAATTGGCGGCACAGCAGCAGGCGGGCTGGATTTTGGCTGCTCAATCGGGCCACAGGCGATCATTGATCAACCATATATGTTTGACTATTACGATGGCGGCGGAATTGATGCAGCATTCCTTGGCCTGGCTCAATGTGATACTAAAGGAAATATTAATGTTTCAAAGTTCGGCCCTAAAATTGCCGGATGCGGCGGATTCATCAATATTACCCAAAACGCCAGGCAAATCGCTTTTTGCGGAACATTCACTGCCGGTGGCTTAAAGGTAGGGACCGGCAAAGGGAAGCTTGAAATCCTCCAGGAGGGCAAAGCAAAAAAATTCATCGAAAATGTAGAGCAAATCACTTTCAGTGGTGATGTGGCACGTGAAAATAATAAAAGAATCATCTATATTACCGAACGAGCCGTTTTTGAACTTTTGCCTGAGGGATTGACGCTTACAGAGATTGCCCCTGGCATCAATTTAGAAAGAGATATCCTTTCCCAGATGAATTTCAGGCCATTGATTGCCAAAGACTTAAAATTAATGGACAGCAGGATTTTCATGGATGAACCTATGGGTTTAAAGGATAAAAAAACTCCTGGCTTACGAAATATTGCAGCAATCTGA
- a CDS encoding GntP family permease produces the protein MELFIILLALGLLMFTAYKGYSVILFAPIAALLAVLLTDPSHVLPFFSNIFMEKMVGFIKNYFPVFLLGAIFGKVVEMSGIAESIAKSIIKLVGGTRAILAIVLMGAILTYSGVSLFVVVFAIYPFAKNLFREANIPKRLIPGTIALGAFTFTMDALPGTPQIQNVIPTSFFGTDIYAAPALGIIGAILVFTLGMLYLETLRKRAAKRGEGFYGFDNAESAAAAEAEALDEGVSNIDMTAKTSTIRAVLAFVPLVLVGVANKFFTVNLPKWYPNGFDFSKIGLESYGTVQMAGVVGIWSVELALILGILATLLYDWKKVTGGFKVGVNTAIGGALLASMNTGAEYGFGGVISSLPGFSVVSKGISTTFTDPLINGAVTTTTLAGVTGSASGGMGIALSAMADTYMKAITEFNIPPEVMHRVISMASGGMDTLPHNGAVITLLAVTGLTHKQSYKDIFAITVIKTLAVFFIIAVYKLTGLV, from the coding sequence ATGGAGCTATTCATTATACTATTAGCCCTTGGATTATTGATGTTCACAGCTTACAAAGGGTATTCAGTCATCCTTTTTGCACCAATCGCTGCCCTTTTGGCTGTGCTGCTGACGGACCCAAGCCACGTACTGCCCTTTTTCAGCAACATCTTCATGGAAAAGATGGTCGGATTCATCAAAAACTATTTTCCAGTTTTCCTGCTTGGTGCAATTTTCGGTAAGGTAGTCGAAATGTCTGGGATTGCCGAATCCATCGCTAAGTCCATCATTAAATTGGTTGGCGGCACCCGTGCCATTCTAGCAATCGTGTTGATGGGCGCTATATTAACATACAGCGGGGTTAGCTTGTTCGTTGTGGTATTTGCCATCTATCCTTTTGCTAAAAACTTATTCAGAGAAGCGAACATTCCTAAAAGGCTTATTCCGGGAACGATTGCCCTTGGAGCGTTCACATTCACGATGGACGCACTTCCAGGCACGCCCCAGATCCAAAACGTTATTCCAACAAGCTTCTTCGGGACTGATATTTACGCGGCACCTGCCCTCGGGATCATTGGTGCAATCCTTGTTTTCACATTAGGCATGCTTTATCTTGAAACTCTTAGAAAGAGAGCTGCAAAACGCGGCGAAGGTTTCTACGGATTTGATAATGCAGAATCCGCTGCTGCAGCAGAAGCTGAGGCACTAGATGAAGGTGTCAGCAACATTGACATGACTGCTAAAACGAGCACAATAAGAGCTGTACTTGCATTCGTACCATTAGTGCTTGTTGGTGTAGCTAACAAATTCTTCACAGTGAATCTGCCAAAATGGTATCCGAATGGGTTTGATTTTTCAAAGATTGGTCTTGAATCCTATGGTACGGTCCAGATGGCTGGAGTAGTTGGAATCTGGTCCGTTGAACTGGCGTTGATTCTTGGCATCCTGGCTACTCTTTTATATGACTGGAAGAAGGTTACCGGAGGATTTAAAGTTGGAGTCAACACTGCAATAGGCGGTGCCTTGCTTGCATCGATGAATACTGGGGCTGAATACGGTTTTGGCGGAGTCATTTCCTCTCTTCCAGGATTCTCTGTTGTGAGTAAAGGAATTTCAACAACATTCACAGATCCGCTCATCAATGGAGCAGTAACGACTACAACTCTTGCAGGTGTGACTGGATCTGCTTCAGGCGGTATGGGGATTGCTTTGAGTGCAATGGCTGATACTTACATGAAGGCAATCACAGAATTCAATATCCCGCCAGAAGTCATGCACCGTGTCATCTCGATGGCATCAGGCGGAATGGATACACTTCCTCACAACGGTGCAGTTATTACTTTGCTTGCTGTTACCGGATTAACTCATAAACAATCTTATAAAGATATTTTTGCTATTACTGTAATAAAAACATTGGCTGTATTCTTCATTATTGCAGTCTACAAGTTAACTGGACTAGTATAA
- a CDS encoding nucleoside triphosphate pyrophosphohydrolase, with amino-acid sequence MEKKEYNKLVRDFFPDLMKDKGKKIEYEILEGSAYSEKLMEKFNEEVEKFRNAGTDRLLSEIVDLLEVVYAIAEHRGITESEVEFMRQLKKNRSGGFRKKILLKSVDERSK; translated from the coding sequence ATGGAAAAAAAAGAATACAACAAACTCGTAAGGGACTTTTTTCCGGATTTGATGAAGGATAAAGGCAAGAAAATTGAATATGAAATCTTGGAAGGCAGTGCATATAGTGAAAAGCTAATGGAAAAATTCAATGAGGAAGTTGAAAAATTCCGGAATGCCGGAACCGATAGGCTGCTGAGTGAAATAGTGGACTTGCTTGAGGTGGTCTATGCGATTGCGGAACATCGAGGAATCACCGAATCGGAAGTGGAGTTCATGCGCCAGCTGAAGAAGAACCGAAGCGGCGGCTTCCGCAAAAAAATCCTTCTCAAATCAGTAGATGAACGTTCAAAATAA
- a CDS encoding Dps family protein, whose protein sequence is MKNELTQMVNQQIANCTVLYIKLHNYHWYVTGPEFFTLHAKFEELYNEAALHIDELAERLLAMGDKPVATMTGALELASVKEAAGNESASEMVASIVHDYSTMIEELKRGMELAGEVHDETTSDLLLSIHSGLEKHVWMLNSFLGR, encoded by the coding sequence ATGAAAAATGAATTGACACAAATGGTCAACCAGCAAATTGCAAACTGTACAGTCCTTTACATCAAACTCCATAACTACCACTGGTATGTAACGGGACCAGAATTCTTCACTCTGCATGCGAAATTCGAAGAACTGTACAATGAAGCTGCATTGCATATTGATGAATTAGCCGAAAGATTGCTGGCGATGGGGGACAAGCCGGTGGCAACGATGACTGGTGCGCTCGAGCTTGCTTCGGTAAAAGAAGCCGCAGGAAATGAGTCCGCTTCAGAAATGGTTGCAAGCATTGTTCATGACTATTCAACCATGATCGAAGAATTAAAGCGGGGAATGGAACTGGCTGGAGAAGTACACGATGAAACAACAAGCGATCTTCTTTTGTCGATTCATTCAGGGCTGGAAAAACATGTTTGGATGCTGAATTCATTTTTAGGCAGATAA
- a CDS encoding DinB family protein translates to MSELLFKHFELTRGNFIKDIEGLDPKQASFQPEGFNNNIHWQIGHVLTVAEQFMLGYPKKSSHLPENYIELFGNGTRPSDWSGDVPSVELLTEQLKTQLGRIKEVPASMLDEKLKKPFLGLETFGELANMALFHESYHLGQIHAMKKLAK, encoded by the coding sequence ATGAGCGAGCTATTGTTTAAACACTTTGAATTAACAAGAGGGAATTTTATAAAAGATATTGAGGGATTGGATCCTAAGCAGGCGAGTTTTCAGCCCGAGGGCTTTAATAATAACATCCACTGGCAAATCGGACATGTGTTGACGGTCGCAGAACAATTCATGCTGGGTTATCCTAAAAAATCAAGTCATCTTCCAGAGAATTACATAGAGCTATTTGGGAATGGTACGCGCCCATCTGATTGGTCGGGCGATGTTCCTTCTGTCGAGCTATTGACTGAACAATTAAAAACGCAGCTTGGAAGAATCAAAGAGGTCCCGGCTTCGATGCTGGACGAGAAGCTGAAAAAGCCTTTTCTCGGACTGGAGACGTTTGGGGAACTTGCCAATATGGCCTTGTTCCACGAATCCTACCATCTTGGCCAAATCCATGCGATGAAAAAATTAGCGAAGTAA